Proteins from a genomic interval of Xylanivirga thermophila:
- a CDS encoding DUF488 family protein, translating to MKKLYIYTNCIVDVRSIPYSKNASQFNSDQIKNFLNENNMYYIFMGK from the coding sequence ATTAAAAAATTATATATATATACTAACTGTATAGTAGATGTTAGAAGTATACCCTATTCAAAGAATGCTTCCCAATTTAATTCTGATCAAATAAAAAACTTTTTGAACGAGAATAATATGTATTATATATTCATGGGCAAGTAG
- the galE gene encoding UDP-glucose 4-epimerase GalE: MSILVTGGTGYIGSHTCVELLDAGYDVIVVDNLSNSKIKAIDHIEGITGKILKFYKLDILNREGMYNVFEENDIEAVIHFAGLKAVGESVEEPLRYYQNNITGTLVLCEAMQRYGVKNMVFSSSATVYGMDNESPLTEDLPLSATNPYGWTKIMIEQILRDTYASDGTWSIALLRYFNPIGAHESGRIGEDPNGIPNNLMPYITQVAAGKRKMLNIFGNDYDTPDGTGIRDYIHVVDLAKGHLKALQKVIESNGIDAYNLGTGIGYSVLDVVKAFEKATGKEIPYVMADRRAGDIASCYADPSKAYRELGWKAEKDIYDMCKDAWRWQVNNPNGYE, encoded by the coding sequence ATGTCCATATTGGTAACTGGAGGTACAGGATATATCGGAAGTCATACCTGTGTAGAGCTTTTAGATGCAGGGTATGATGTGATAGTGGTAGATAATCTTTCAAATAGCAAGATTAAGGCTATAGATCACATAGAGGGGATAACGGGAAAGATACTAAAGTTCTATAAACTAGATATATTAAATCGGGAAGGCATGTATAATGTTTTTGAGGAAAATGACATTGAAGCGGTGATCCATTTTGCAGGGCTAAAGGCGGTGGGGGAGTCTGTAGAAGAGCCTTTAAGGTACTATCAGAATAATATTACAGGCACATTGGTTTTATGTGAGGCTATGCAAAGGTATGGCGTTAAAAATATGGTATTTAGCTCATCTGCTACAGTCTATGGTATGGATAATGAATCGCCACTTACTGAAGACTTACCCCTTAGTGCTACTAATCCATATGGATGGACCAAGATTATGATAGAACAAATCTTAAGAGATACATATGCATCCGATGGTACATGGAGCATAGCCTTGCTTAGATATTTTAACCCTATAGGTGCCCATGAAAGTGGGAGGATTGGCGAGGATCCAAATGGGATTCCAAACAACTTGATGCCATATATAACCCAGGTGGCTGCAGGAAAGCGGAAAATGCTTAATATATTTGGCAATGACTATGATACTCCTGATGGTACTGGGATAAGGGACTATATCCATGTGGTGGATTTAGCAAAGGGACATCTAAAGGCACTTCAAAAGGTTATCGAATCTAACGGGATAGATGCATATAATCTTGGCACTGGTATAGGGTATAGCGTACTTGATGTGGTAAAGGCATTTGAAAAGGCTACGGGGAAGGAGATCCCATATGTTATGGCAGATAGAAGGGCGGGAGATATAGCTTCTTGCTATGCAGATCCCTCAAAGGCATATAGAGAGCTTGGATGGAAGGCAGAGAAGGATATTTATGATATGTGCAAGGATGCATGGAGATGGCAAGTAAACAATCCAAATGGGTATGAGTAA
- a CDS encoding HRDC domain-containing protein — translation MGLLNTFDKPVFLKEDSDTIQFLCRLKELQTQASGKAKYIIDREIKLASMGEIGEKNIAFELKNSGMQMYIMHDMHFEINGLSAQVDYIVVTRKITFIIECKNLIGDIDIDSEGNFIRKYELNGKRIKEGIYSPITQNQRHLEILRQIKRESKGNMLSKMLFDKYFDENYKSIVVLANPKTVLNARYAKKEVKQMVIRADQLNKYIKNVYQQSKQPALNDRDIKEFAEGLLALHTPNKSDYTKKYELLLKNISDADKQTHNKAELIKQLKEFRLQRSREENIKPYYIFSDKQMMDLIDKMPNSKEELLQVSGFGEVKTEKYGDIILKIISGYS, via the coding sequence ATGGGGTTGCTTAATACTTTTGACAAGCCTGTATTTCTAAAAGAGGATAGTGATACAATACAGTTTCTATGTAGACTAAAAGAGTTGCAGACGCAGGCATCGGGAAAAGCAAAATATATTATAGATAGGGAAATTAAACTAGCGTCAATGGGGGAAATAGGTGAAAAGAATATAGCATTTGAGTTAAAAAACAGTGGTATGCAAATGTATATAATGCATGATATGCATTTTGAAATAAATGGGCTATCGGCCCAAGTTGATTATATAGTTGTAACCAGAAAGATTACGTTTATTATAGAATGTAAAAATCTTATAGGTGATATTGATATTGATAGTGAAGGCAATTTTATAAGAAAATATGAGCTTAATGGCAAACGCATAAAAGAGGGTATCTATTCTCCCATAACTCAAAATCAAAGGCACTTGGAGATACTTAGGCAAATAAAAAGGGAATCCAAAGGGAATATGCTTTCTAAGATGTTATTTGATAAATACTTTGATGAAAACTATAAATCTATTGTGGTATTGGCTAATCCTAAAACTGTATTGAATGCGAGATATGCCAAAAAGGAAGTCAAACAAATGGTAATTAGGGCTGATCAACTGAATAAATACATCAAGAATGTCTATCAACAGTCTAAGCAGCCGGCTCTTAATGATAGGGATATTAAAGAGTTTGCAGAAGGACTTTTGGCCCTGCATACACCTAATAAATCAGACTATACGAAGAAATATGAATTACTCCTTAAGAATATATCGGATGCAGATAAACAAACACATAATAAAGCTGAGCTGATAAAACAGCTAAAGGAATTTAGGCTACAGAGGAGCAGGGAAGAAAATATAAAGCCGTATTATATTTTTAGTGATAAACAGATGATGGATTTAATAGATAAGATGCCAAATTCAAAGGAAGAATTGTTGCAGGTTTCAGGATTTGGAGAAGTAAAAACCGAAAAATATGGGGACATAATATTAAAAATTATATCTGGTTATAGCTAG
- a CDS encoding coiled-coil domain-containing protein: MNNGVMLSDDFLDKLTDEEVYLLINMIPKQSLLDPIKKYPKAFAGVTTGLRIDVKSKRLMGRLPKIYFDRIRRYDINIINKVKYNTTLAINAVNDHIFETTSDEKFLEKVLSDNDIVNFDKLIDMILDTWKLEYKKPEYIKLFFKLMGKNISNEQSNYIDAYIRTIDIKKKTEKEISKRLENEYQNKIKAMEEEYRLEIYNQIQKTKEIKEKLYAKNMEISDEKMASNLLRAQIEEIKIQKNKEMDILQDKIKSLNIQVENMNKKNIKLTNEIKVKISTIEKLTKQIDLKYDEYSIIAQEKWDLEHEQLLNIISSLDKECEELKKSKVMLNNDIKMLENEKIGLGIKIDEYKNIIKEFIENIDKKLIEKALYDSLLKCNSNNPIQVQNTGAQDTDLYIKKNEKASHIKKCVNIYDFAENIAINLENIGVKKIADEVANYIVGILAAGMTPLICGYKAREIATAISTAYSGETPYIITLPNGYTNSKELLEVYNMTDSNVVLIEDAVGTMNENSLMPLLREKSQMIFSNKLLLLSTENIDSIKYMPHNLFNQVALVMISEYEMGKKMDYENSDAQKVLKEFSSSNDFKHERKVLKRLIRDLKFSIPYEILRANIIAYAKKLSNVEIAFEGYLRSELIFICKCNNMLVDLEQNIQKYQLGDNLIEIVRGALNE; encoded by the coding sequence ATGAATAATGGGGTTATGTTATCAGATGATTTTCTGGATAAATTAACTGATGAAGAAGTATATTTGTTGATAAATATGATTCCTAAGCAATCTCTTTTAGATCCCATTAAGAAGTATCCAAAAGCATTTGCAGGTGTAACTACTGGACTTAGAATAGATGTTAAATCGAAGAGGTTGATGGGCAGATTACCTAAAATATACTTTGATAGGATAAGGAGATATGATATAAATATTATAAATAAAGTAAAATATAATACGACTTTGGCTATAAATGCGGTTAACGATCATATTTTTGAAACGACTTCAGATGAAAAATTTTTAGAAAAAGTCTTATCAGACAATGATATAGTTAATTTTGACAAATTAATAGATATGATTTTGGATACATGGAAGCTGGAGTACAAGAAACCAGAATATATAAAATTGTTTTTTAAGCTAATGGGTAAAAATATAAGTAATGAGCAAAGCAATTACATTGATGCATATATAAGAACAATAGATATTAAAAAGAAGACGGAAAAGGAAATATCTAAAAGGTTGGAAAATGAGTATCAAAATAAAATTAAGGCTATGGAAGAGGAATATAGGCTTGAGATTTACAATCAGATTCAAAAAACAAAAGAAATAAAAGAAAAATTATATGCTAAAAACATGGAGATTTCTGATGAAAAAATGGCTTCTAATTTGCTACGTGCTCAAATAGAAGAAATTAAAATCCAAAAAAATAAAGAGATGGATATTTTACAAGATAAGATAAAATCTTTAAATATTCAGGTTGAAAATATGAATAAAAAAAATATTAAATTAACAAATGAGATAAAGGTAAAAATTTCAACTATAGAAAAACTAACAAAACAAATAGATCTAAAATATGATGAGTATAGTATCATTGCACAGGAAAAGTGGGATTTGGAGCATGAACAATTATTGAATATAATAAGCTCTCTTGATAAAGAGTGTGAAGAGTTAAAAAAGTCAAAAGTAATGTTAAACAATGATATTAAGATGTTAGAGAATGAAAAAATAGGGTTGGGGATTAAAATAGATGAATATAAGAATATCATAAAGGAATTTATTGAAAACATTGACAAAAAGCTAATTGAGAAGGCTTTATATGATTCACTATTAAAATGTAATTCTAACAATCCTATACAAGTACAAAATACTGGAGCTCAGGATACTGATTTATACATTAAAAAGAATGAAAAAGCATCACATATAAAAAAATGCGTTAATATATACGATTTTGCAGAAAACATCGCAATCAATCTAGAAAATATAGGCGTTAAGAAAATAGCTGATGAAGTCGCAAACTATATTGTTGGAATTTTAGCAGCAGGTATGACACCTCTAATTTGTGGGTACAAGGCTAGAGAAATAGCCACTGCAATTAGTACTGCATATAGCGGCGAAACTCCATATATTATTACTTTGCCAAATGGTTATACAAACTCAAAAGAATTGCTAGAAGTTTACAATATGACAGACTCGAATGTTGTTTTAATTGAGGATGCTGTTGGCACAATGAATGAAAATTCCTTGATGCCATTGTTAAGAGAAAAATCGCAGATGATATTTTCAAATAAGCTTTTACTGCTATCAACAGAAAATATAGATTCTATAAAATATATGCCACATAATTTATTCAATCAAGTTGCTCTTGTTATGATAAGCGAATATGAAATGGGTAAAAAAATGGATTATGAGAATAGTGATGCGCAAAAAGTATTAAAAGAATTTAGCTCATCAAATGATTTTAAGCATGAGCGCAAAGTACTTAAAAGGCTTATACGTGATTTGAAATTTAGTATTCCATATGAAATATTGAGAGCCAATATTATTGCATATGCAAAAAAACTATCAAATGTAGAGATAGCTTTTGAAGGATACTTAAGATCCGAACTTATATTTATATGCAAATGTAATAATATGCTAGTTGATTTGGAACAAAATATACAAAAATATCAACTGGGAGATAATTTGATAGAAATTGTTAGAGGTGCATTAAATGAATAA
- a CDS encoding GreA/GreB family elongation factor — translation MSNYDRLCKFICHLDFANLFVDRQGTYGAFAEIYNTSGRIIVNNLTLGGEIENGVRHMQGVPAHLEYIHRDENTRRYKKRCIYFDKYICKCNKSPNYMCKCYSPTICMYYREKDENSRDNKTSIAHNYIQNAYQKNQPSDKININCKVKLYDFQYKEHITIYLVELKNKNVSKHKISIDTPLGKELIGKDVNDIIEIETEKAYRYKIVSWDKIT, via the coding sequence ATGAGTAATTATGACAGACTTTGCAAATTTATTTGTCATTTAGACTTTGCAAATTTATTTGTGGATAGACAAGGAACTTATGGAGCTTTTGCCGAAATTTATAATACAAGTGGAAGAATAATCGTCAATAATTTAACTTTAGGAGGAGAGATTGAAAATGGGGTAAGACATATGCAAGGTGTACCGGCACATTTAGAATATATTCATAGGGATGAAAATACTAGACGCTATAAGAAAAGATGTATTTATTTTGATAAATACATATGTAAATGTAATAAGTCACCAAATTATATGTGTAAATGCTATAGTCCAACTATTTGTATGTATTATAGAGAGAAGGATGAAAATTCACGAGATAATAAAACATCTATTGCACATAATTATATTCAAAATGCCTATCAAAAAAATCAGCCATCAGACAAAATAAATATTAACTGTAAAGTCAAACTATATGATTTTCAATACAAAGAGCATATAACAATTTATCTAGTAGAATTGAAAAACAAAAATGTCAGCAAACATAAAATATCAATAGATACTCCTTTAGGGAAAGAGTTAATAGGCAAGGATGTAAATGATATTATAGAAATTGAAACTGAAAAAGCTTATAGATATAAGATTGTTTCATGGGATAAGATAACTTGA